The genomic interval TTGAGCGGGATATTCGTAAGTATCGCGGGAGTGTATTCCCTTTTCTTTTTAGTTTACCGGAAAAAGGCAAGGAATGTTTCTGTTTATGCGGCATTTTTTGTGATATCTCTGGCATGCCTTGTTTTGTTGAAGTATATGTGTGTGAATGGTGCGGAGAGATTCCATCTGCTATTTTACGGGATTTTAAGCGGTATTCTGTTCTGGGCGTTAAGAATAGACGTTCAAAATAAATTAATCTATGTGTATACAACCATTTTGGTATGTTTGGTAGGCGCAATTGATGAGTTTATTCAGGCAATTTTGCCGATGAGATGCTTTGATATGAGGGATATAGTGATGAACTGGTTTTCCGGCGGATTGGGAACTCTCTTTATTGTGTTTGTATTAAAGCCAGTTTGGGATACTGCAAAGGGGGGAAAGGGGTGTTGTCTTAAAAATCCTTATACGTAGCTCATCGTTTAGCCTTGCTAGTGAATATTACTGTGGTTGATTACAAAAACCTGCCTGGTTTTTCTTTTTGATCGTAAATGAGTCAAGCTGTTTTTGGGTTTCCTTGGAAGCTCTGCGGTCGAGCCACTTCCCGGGAGTCTCTCCCTTGCCCATTTTGTACATTATAAAAAGATAACCAAAGCCTCTAAGGAAATAGTTTCCTTCAACTGCTGCGCTGTGCCAGTGATTCCTGAGAAGTTTTGCATTGTGGCGTGTTACGGCAATAATATCCACCGGCAGGAAATAATCGCTCAGAATGCTGAACAGATTGAACCCTATCGGAAGAAACGGTTTCCCTTTTTTTGCCGAATCGGATACCAAAAGCGCCATATAGCGGCGGGGCTTGAGTATGCGGTGTATTTCCCGGATTACCTGTTCCAATGCTGTGTAATATTCCCCGGAAGTGGCCTCTAATTCTCCAATACAGTTTTCTTTTCCTGAATAAGTGATGTGGGTTGAATAGGGAGGATCGATAAAAACAAAATCTGCTGTTGCCTTTTCTATGGGGATTTTCCGTGCGTCTGCCTGTTTAATATCTTTGCGTGTTGGATTCAGATCAAACCCTAATGCCTCACGGTTTAG from Candidatus Kuenenia stuttgartiensis carries:
- a CDS encoding VanZ family protein, with protein sequence MSGIFVSIAGVYSLFFLVYRKKARNVSVYAAFFVISLACLVLLKYMCVNGAERFHLLFYGILSGILFWALRIDVQNKLIYVYTTILVCLVGAIDEFIQAILPMRCFDMRDIVMNWFSGGLGTLFIVFVLKPVWDTAKGGKGCCLKNPYT
- a CDS encoding DNA methyltransferase, which produces MNKKIRLQTLTLWDFPSQHYLREQEHAQNYKGATPSYIIWNLLQRYTRPGDVVIDPMCGAGTTLDVAKELNREALGFDLNPTRKDIKQADARKIPIEKATADFVFIDPPYSTHITYSGKENCIGELEATSGEYYTALEQVIREIHRILKPRRYMALLVSDSAKKGKPFLPIGFNLFSILSDYFLPVDIIAVTRHNAKLLRNHWHSAAVEGNYFLRGFGYLFIMYKMGKGETPGKWLDRRASKETQKQLDSFTIKKKNQAGFCNQPQ